Within the Staphylococcus warneri genome, the region ACCAGTAGCTGGTAGTTCTTGTGCTTGTGTGGCATTATTTTGAACTGCTTGTTGTTGGTTATTATTTTGAGTAGTTACTGTGTTATCAGTTGCTTGTTGTTGACCTTGTTCATTATTGTTTGAATTATCAAATTGATATTTACCATTCTTATAAAATTTACCGTCATCAGCTGTTGCTAAAACACCTTCTCCTGTTTCTACAGTGCCATCTTTATATACTCTAACAGCACCGTCGCCTACACCTGACTTATTATTATAACCTAGTAAATAATAGTCCCCTTTATCTTCGGCTTTTTGGAAATTAACACGTTCAGGCTTATAACCATCTTCTTTCCAAACTTGAGTAGCTACTGATTGAGCGTTATTTGCATTTACTGATGATTCAGCAGCACTTGCATTATGTGAACTTACTCCTGTAAATAATAATGCACCTGCTAATGTTGTTGCCCCTAAAATTTTAGTTGTTTTCATAAAAAATCCCCCATCTATAAATATTTTGAAAATTACAACTAAATTCTAACACAGACCACTAAATAAAAAAAGGATAATTTTAAATATTTTGTAAATGTCTAAGCTATATAAAAATATTGAGTTTAATTTGATTATATATTTATTTGATTTTTTGGTTTTGATCATTATATTAAAACAAAATAAAAAAGTTTGTCGCCTTATCTATAGGAAACAAACCTTAAATTAAAATTTAAAGACAAAAGCTAAATTCAGATTTTCTATAATGTATTTTATTCGTCATTTTCTGTTGCTAAATCATCAGATAAGACCCCATTATGACCAGTGCGTTGTGCTACATCACCAGGTAGTTGTCTATCTCCAACTAGCTCATTATATTTCTTAAAGTCAGATTCGGTCATATTCTCTTTACTTCTTAAATAAGCTTCATAATTTTCTATATCTTGCAGTTACTTATCTTGAGTTGGATTTGTATTTGTTTGTGCTTGTTGAGGATTTTGTTGTAATGGCTGATTGTTTTGTACTTGTTGGTTTTGATTTTATATAGAAATCGCATCTAAGATATTTAAATATATCATTTATATAAAAACGAAATAATTGTATAATTTTAATGAAGACATTTCGGATTTAAATGTATTATTACATAGATATTCAAATTATATGTAGCTGTTTAAAATGGGGGACTTATATGCAAATAAAGAATGCTATTTATCAAGGGACTATAAGTGGTAAGCAAGTGGTTGTTGATCATGAACGTTTGAAATATAACAAATTTTTAATATTACCGGTGATAGTTGGTATTATTTTTATTTGCCTAGCAATGGTAGTGATGGTGATTATTATTAATCTAGCATTTCTAGTGGATCTAGTTTTTATAAATATTTTAGGTTGTATTGTGGGATTTTTTGTACCTGCCATACTTTTTAAGTATCTCCATAATCAGATCTTTATGAGGGAGATTACCTTAATTCAATTAGGTTGGGATCAATATGAATTACATGTAGGTAAGCAGAAATATATTGGCTATTACAAAGACGTAAAAAAAGCTATCTATGTAAGCTACCCAGGTAAAGCAACCATATTTATGCCAGATGCAGTAACAAAAATTAAAACATTTGATGGGACTTATAGAATTGCTGCAGTGAAAATGGAACAACAACAAACTGTACAAAAAATTAAATTTCATTTTGAACAAATGATTGATAAACATCAATCTTAAAATATAATTTTATATTTTTCACATTAAAATGAATGAAGCAACTTGGTAAAAAAGCGAAAAGAGATGTGTATTATAAGTTTTAACTTCATAATAGATTACAGGGAGGTTTGATCCTATCCTTATTAAAAATAAAGTATACATGTCAATCATCATTGTATTAATTATTATAAATGTAATATTAATATCGACTGATCAGGTCATAGCAAGTAACATTGGAAATAGGTTGATTTATATGATCTTTTTTATTAATTACTTATTAATAATTATAGGAGTTACCGTTAAAACTAAAAAGTGATAGTTATTATACTTACGTCTGACGTAAAACAATGATTTAATCGTAGTCACAATCGGTCGCATTTTTTATAGCTAATCATATTGAACAAATATTTCGTCCCACAACGCTCTCTTCAACGTACTCGCAATCATCTCTATGTTGAAGGGAGCTCTTTTATATATTCAACTACGGAAAAGGTGATACATATCTTCAAATTGTACCTATCCATATCTATCTTCTGATAACTCCTCAATGATTCATTCTCATCCTAATTCTTCATCCATATACATACACTTATATAACTTTGCATATTCCATCCAATTATTTATATATTATCCAAAGGCATTCAGTTCAAATAAATAAATTTTAAGCGTATACTTGAATTGTAAGCAATTAGAATTATGGGGGCATAAGAGATGAATTTTAAAAACGTAGTAGTCGCAGGTGGCGGTGTACTAGGAAGTCAAATCGCTTTCCAAAGTGCATTCCACGGATTTAATGTAACGTTATATGATATTAATGATGAGGCTTTAGAAAAAGTTAAAGAACGTTTGAATATCTTAAAAGGACGTTATTTAGATGATTTAGATACGACTGAAGAGAAAGTAGAACAAGCGTATCAATCAATCCAATTTAGTACTAGTATTCCTGATGCAGCGAAAGATGCTGACATTGTTATTGAAGCAATTCCAGAAGTTGTTTCAATTAAAACAGATTTCTATAAACAATTAGGTGAAAGTGCACCTGAAAAAACAATTTTCGCAACAAATTCTTCAACATTTGCGCCAAGTCAATTTAAAGATGTTACAGGTAGACCAGAAAAATTCTTAGCATTACACTTTGCTAATGAAATTTGGTTACGTAATACAGGTGAAGTGATGCGTACGGAAGATACTTCAGATGAAATCTTTAATGAAGTATTAGACTTTGCGAAAGCAATCGGCATGGTACCACTTCCAATCCAAAAAGAACAACCAGGTTATATTTTAAATTCATTACTTGTACCTTTAGTAACACAAGCAGGTTACTTACTAGGTAACGAAGTTGCAGATTATAAAATGATCGATAAAACATGGATGAAAGCGACAAACGATGAACATGGACCATTTGGTATGAATGATATCGTTGGTATCGCGACACATTTAAATATCAGAAAATCAAAAATGGATGAAAATTCACCAGAATGGGCTAAAAACTATCTTAAATTCTTAGAAGGTATGGTAGAAGAAGGTCGTCTTGGTAAATCTGTAGGTAAAGGTTTCTACAATTATCCAAACCCTGAATTCAAGAGTGACAACTTCTTTGATAATCCAAAAGAAATTAAATATTTAACACATGGATTCAAAAATATTACTGTAGCAGGTGGCGGTGTCTTAGGTAGTCAAATCGCATTCCAAACTGCGTCTGGTGACTTTAACGTGTCACTTTATGATATTAGTGATGATGCGATTGAAGCTGCTAAAGGCCGTGTAAAACAAATCAAACAAGATTACAAATCAGATATGAATGTGGATGACGCAACTGTAGACAAATTTGAATCAAATATTAGCTACTATACTGATTTAGCTGAAGCAACAAAAGATGCAGATTTAGTTATTGAAGTTGTACCAGAAAACACTGATATTAAAAAGGATTTCTATAAACAATTAAGCGAAGTTTTAAATGAAGATGCGTATATCGTTACAAACTCTTCTACATTAAGACCAAGTGACTTTGAAGACTTAACTGGTCGTCCAGAAAAATTCGCGGCATTACACTTCTCAAATGGTGTATGGCTTAAAAACACTGGTGAAGTCATGGTTGCAAGCAAAACAACAGAAGACACATTTAATAAAATCTTAGCATTTGCACGTGATATTCACTTAGTAGTGATTCCAATTCACAAAGAACAACCAGGATATATCTTAAATACGTTATTAATTCCATTACTTCATGCTGGACTTAAATTATTAGTTAAAGACATTGCAAATGTTGAAACAATTGATAAAACATGGATGATTGGATTCCATGCGGTTCATGGTCCATTAGCTATTGTAGATATCATTGGATTAAATACGATGTATCACATTTTAAATGCTATTTACCAAGAATCTAACGATGAAATCGATGGTAAAGTTGTTGATTTATTACAAAGTAAAATCGATAAAGGTGAATTAGGCCGTGGCGTAGGTAAAGGTTTCTATGACTATTCAAACGGTGCACCATATTTAGAACCAGATTTCTTAAAATAAGCATTCTGCATTAGTAGATGTAAAGATTCATTAGTGACAGTTCCCTTTAACAATTAAAATCATTCAATAGATGACATATAAATAATTTCCCCAGACCCCTTTACTATCCGCCGTAGTAAAGGGGGGGTTGCTATTGATTAAGCGTATCAAAAAAGCTCGACAGCGATCGCTACATTGATCTTTGTCGAGCTTTAGTCGGTTAATCACCATGCTAGTTTAATAAAAGGAGGTCTTCATATGCTGATTAACCATGGGATGAGGTGAATATGGGTTTATGGGATAAAATGATTACGCTAAAATTTGTTTACTGATAATCCAGTTTTTATGGTGTTTAAGCAAAATATTTTGCTCTTTCAATTCTTGAATAATATGGCCAGTTGTTTCACGTGAAATACTTGCAAGATCACTAATCATTTGAATTGTTAAAAATGATTTGATTTCATAAAATTCGTCGTTATCATAACCAATCATGTGACATAAATAAATTAATATTTTAATCACGCGTTCTTTTGCACTTTTAGAACTGAGTGCCATATGATATTCAATTTGTTGTTTCTGATTGTTACATAACAATTGGTAAATTCTAATAAACACTTTGTCATTGTTTCTACATAGATATTCAATAAGATCAATGGGAACGGCAATCATGATACAGTCTGTAATGGCTGTACACATTTCATTCGTCGTCTTCTCTTGAAAGAGGTTATGCATGGGGAATAATTTATCATCCTTGTTTAAGATGCGGTATACATCACCATTCATACTAAATTGTTCTCTTAATATATAACCATCAATCAAATAGTAAATATGTGTTAATTCGTCAGAAGAATAGTAAATGACTTGTCCTTTGTTATATTGTCTAACGATACATTCATTTTTGTAAGGTTGTAAAGCAACAGAAGGGATGTGAATCAATTGGGCAAGTCGTTCAAGACACTGATCACTATGATTTGTGATTATTGAATTATCGATTGCAATGCCTCGTGATTGGTTGTTTGTCATAAAGTCACCACCTTAGTGATTAATGCTCAATTTGTGTGCCAACATGTCCTTTGAATGCTTCATATGCATTATCTAAATTAGTGATAATCGCGCGTCGGCCTTCACCACTTTCAACAAAATCAATGGCAGCTTCGATTTTAGGAAGCATAGAACCCTCGGCAAATTTACCATCTTTGGCATATTGTTTTAACGTTGCAACGTCAACGTTTGTTAATGCCTCTTGATTAGGCTCGTTATAGTTGATATATACATGCTCTACGTTCGTTAATATCATTAAAGTATTAGCGTCGATGAGTTGTGCTAAGCGTTCACTGGCAAAGTCTTTATCTATTACAGCTTCGACACCTTCATATGTGTCGTTGCGCTTAATAACTGGTATGCCGCCGCCACCACATGCAATGATGATATTTTGATTCTCTACTAATGTACTAATGAGTTGATGCTCTAAAATAGACACTGGCAAAGGTGAAGGTACCACTTTACGGTAACCACGTCCAGCATCTTCCTTATAAGTTGATTCTGGATTGGCTTGCTGTAATTGCTCAGCTTCTTCTTTAGTGTAAAATGGTCCAATAGGTTTAGTTGGGTTAGACATACGGGGGTCATGTTCGTCGACCTCAACACGAGTAATTACTGTACCTGCACGTCTTGGACTCTTAATTTCAGCAAGTACTCTGTTGACTTCCGTCTCTATCCAGAATCCTATCATACCTTGGGTCATGGAACCACAAACATCAAGCGGCATGGCAGGGGTTTGTGGACTATCTGCTTTAGCTTGTTGGATTAACATCGTACCAATTTGTGGACCGTTACCATGAGAGATAACAATGTCTGCATCAGTATCAAATAAAGGTTTGAGTGCTTGCATTGTCGAACGTATTGCTTTTCTTTGTGCGTCAGCTGAGCCATCATCAGTTTGTAGAGCATTACCGCCTAACGCGATGACGATTTTGTTATCCATATCGTTCACTCCTTAATTAGAATACATTTACGGCACCAGTGATTAATCTAAAAATGCCGATGATTGCTAGAATTGTGATTAATACAAAGAAGATATAGTCAACCTTGCTTAAAGGTTTCCGGTTATTTTTTTGGACGGTTTGGTAAACGAATAAGCCTGGGATATAGAGCAACATGGTTAATAGTAAGTAATCTATACCCGCTGCATAAACGAGCCAAATCGCGTAAACAGAAGAGATAATACCAATAACCCATTGTTTCGTTGTAGCACGTTCCTTCGTTAAGTAAGTGTATTTAACTTGATAGAAAGCACTGAACATATATGGGATAAGGATCGCACTGGATGCGAGTGAAAAGGCGAATTGATAAGCACTCTCTGTGAATAACATGCTGATTAAAAAGATTTGTACTAATATATTCGTAATTAATAATGAATTGACAGGTGCTTTATTTTTATTTTCTTTTGCAAACCATTTAGGGAATAGGCCATCTTTCGCAACGACGAATGGTAATTCACCTGCGAGTAGTGTCCATCCTAACCAAGCACCTAATACTGAAATGATTAAACCAATGTTGACTAGTACTGAACCCCAATGTCCTACAATATGTTCTAAGACTGCAGCCATAGATGGGTTAGATAGTTCTGAAATATGATTCTGTTGAATGACACCTTGTGCGAGAACAGTCATTAAGAAATAGATGACTAATACAGAGATAAGACCGATCACAGTTGCAGTACCTACGTCTTTTTTACTTTTAGCACGGCTTGAAAAGACAACTGCACCTTCAATACCTGTAAATACCCAGACCGTTACAAGCATTGTACTTTTCACTTGGCCTAATGTGTCACCCCAACTGAATATGCCAGTATCGCCACTTGTCATGCCGTATAAACCAGCTTTAAAGGTCTCAAAGTTAAACGCACCAATCATACATACGATGACAAGTAAGATAGGGATGAGTTTGGCAACAGTAACGATACTATTAATAAACGCAGCTGTTTCTACACCTTTTAAGATGAGGTAATGCACGCCCCATAAAAGGATAGAAGCAACGATAATACTTGGTAAGGTATTTCCACCTTTGAAGATCGGGAAGAAGTTACCGACCGCTGACATTAATAATGTGGCATAGGCCACATTGCCTAGAAAGGCTGCAAACCAATAACCCCAAGCACTTGAAAATCCAATAAAATCACCGAACCCGGCTTGTTCATAACTATAGATACCACCGTCTAAGTCTTGTCTTTCATTCGTTAAGTTCTGAAAGACAAAGGCTAGGGAAATCATACCAATTGCTGTGATAATCCAACCAATAATGATGGCTAAACCACCAGCTTGATTACCCATATCTGAAATAATGTTAAATGCACCGCCACCAATCATTGAACCAATGACGAGACCAATCAAGGAGGTTTTACTTAATTTATTTCCATCTGATTCACTCATATGTCATGTCTCCTTTGAATAAATAAGCAGGTTCAGTTGTGATTCATATATAGGAGTTCAGTGATATGAGGGTATCGTAACCAAACCTGCGTCTTCTTTTTAATTGCAAACTATCCTAGCGTAGCCGCCATCACAGCTTTAATCGTATGCATACGGTTTTCTGCTTGATCGAATACTTTAGAATGTTTGCTTCTAAATATCTCGTCAGTGACTTCCATTTCAGATAAACCATAGTCATCTTTGATTTGTTGACCGTATGTGGTATTTGTATCATGGAAGGCTGGTAAACAATGTAAGAAAATCGTGCTATCTTTACCAGTTTTATCGAACATAGCTCTATTAACTTGATAGTCTTTTAATAATTTAATACGTGATTCAAACTCACTTTCTTCACCCATAGATACCCACACGTCAGTGTAGATAACATCGGCATCTTTAACACCTTCGTCAATATTATCTGTAATTGTGATTGAACCACCGTCTTGTTTGGCACGTCTTTCTGCAATATCAATATAGTCTTGAGATGGGAAGAGTGCTTTAGGAGAACAAATTGTTACGTCTACACCAAGCATTGGTCCAGCCACAAGTAGTGAGTTAGCCACATTGTTACGTCCGTCACCCACATAAGTAAGTTTGATGCCATCTAAATGACCAAAGTTTTCTTTAACTGTCATGTAGTCAGCTAACATTTGTGTTGGATGCCATGCGTCCGTTAAACCATTCCACACAGGTACACCTGAATATTTAGCTAAGTCTTCAACCATCTCTTGTGAGAAACCGCGGAATTCGATACCATCAAACATTCTTCCTAGTACTTTAGCTGTGTCTTCAACAGATTCTTTTTTACCTAATTGGATATCATTTTTTCCTAAGAATTCAGGATGTGCACCTAAATCGATAGAGGCTACAGTAAAGGCTGCACGTGTACGTGTAGAATTCTTTTCAAATAATAGGGCGATATTTTTATGATCTAAATAACGATGTGGGATCCCTTTTTGTTTATAATCTTTTAAAGTAATAGCGAAATCGATTAAATCGCTAAATTCTTTTTTCGTAAAGTCATCTTCTTTTAATAAATGTCTCCCTTTTAAGTTAAGTGGTTGTTGAATTTCTGACATGATTCATTCCTCATTTCTTTAAAATGTATTATTAAAGTGCATGTGTATACTGAATTAAATATCTTCTCTATATAATGGTTGGCTCATACATCTTGGGCCCCCACGACCACGTACTAATTCACTACCTGTAATTTCAATAACTTTAATGCCTTTATCACGTAATAATTGGTTAGATACATAGTTTCGGTCGTAAGTTACGACAACCCCTGGACGGATAGTCAATGTGTTAGAACCGTCATTCCATTGTTCACGGGCACCATCGATAACGTCACCATTACCTGTTGGGATAAATTCAATATTGTCGATGTTAAGCGCATCTTCTAATGTTTCTTTTAATTTGTTTGAGTGCGTAATTTTAATGTCTTGACCTTGTTCATCTTTTTCAATGGTGAAGATGTTCATGTTATCTTCTTCTTTGAAAATCGCAGCATGCATTGTAAATTTGTCGTAGTCAATCATGGTAAATACTGTATCTAAATGCATAAATGTACGGCTGTTTGGAATTTCGATGGCAAGTACTTTAGTAAATGTAGATTGATCATCGAATAAAATTTGTCTTGCTAAGCGTTCGATAGCTTGTGCAGAGGTACGTTCAGAAATACCAACTGCAAGTACATCTTTAGATAGAATTAATTCATCGCCACCCTCAATATTGAATGGTGAATTTCTATCTAACCAAACTGGGACATCGTCGTTTTTGAATCTTGGGTGATATTTCAAAATATATGTCATGAAGATAGATTCACGACGACGGGCACGCCAATACATACGGTTGATAGTCATTCCTCTACCTACAGATGCTTGAGGATCTCTAGTGAAGTAAAGGTTTGGCATTGGATCGAGATAGAATGGATAGCGGTCATCCATATATTCTACGAGGTGATTCGTTTCTAATTGAATTTCTTCTTTACGTACACCAGCCATAATTTTTTCTACCAGTTCTTGGTCATTTAATGTTGCGAATAGTTCTTTAATTTCTTTTTCATGACCGAGGACAGTCTTTTGTGATTCTTTTAAAATATCGTCGATAAATTGTTCGCGAACTGAGGCATCTGCAATGGCTTCTGCAGCTAGGTGTTCTAAATAGACAACCTCGACACCTTCATCTCTAAGTACTTGCGCGAAATGGTCATGCTCTTCTTGAGCAACTTTCAAATAAGGAATATCGTCAAATAGCAATCCACTTAGATGATCAGGAACTAAATTTTCTAATTCTTTACCTGGTCGTTTAAGTAATACCGTTTTTAATTTGCCGATTTCACTGTTTACGTGGATAGGTCCTTTTTCCATTGTTATTTCCTCCTTTGATTTAATACATCTAGAGTATAAAGCGCTTTCAACATAGAGATTGAGAATCTTTTCACAATGATAATGTCGAATATCTCATATAAAATATTTATTCAATGCAATTTGATGATAGATTATGCAATATAAACGCATAAAACCTATAACTACATGTATATTAAGTTAATACGATAATAAATAATTAATATAATATGATTTTTTATTCGATTGAATGTATGGATAGTCATGCATGATTAATTAACTATAAATGTTAAATCTATCTATATTTTAAGAAGATTTTTATACATCAATATAAAACTTTTTATAAAAATTGTTATAAATGAGAAATACTTCACATATTGTATGAAAGAAATTTGATATGGTATTTGTGATGAAGTTTGTCTGTATTTTGTGAAATATGCAGATAAAGGAGTAAATAAATATGAGAAAAAGTAAACGATTGGATTTAATATCGACAATTGTGAAAGATAATGACATACGTTCAAAAGCCGAAATTGTTGACTATCTTGATAAACATTTTGGTATCAAATATAGTGTGGCAACGATTAGTAGAGATTTAAATGAACTTAAAATATATAAAATGCCTACCGCCAATAATGATCGATGTTACCGAAAGTTTAATGATAATGCTCAAAACGAAGCGAAAACGAAACTTATAGCCTTTTACAATGATGAGATTGAAAAGGTCACAATTAAAGATCAATACCTTATTGTCAAAACATCGCCAGGATTTGCGCAAAGTGTGAACTTTTATATCGATCAACTCAATTTAAATGAGGTATTAGGAACAGTTGGCGGTAATGATACGATATTGATATTAGTTAGTTCAGCCGATGTTACTGAATTTGTACATTATCAATTATTTGGACAGACGTATCAAGAAGAACTAAAGTCATGATTCATGTGGCGTGATGTATATTAAAAGTCGATGGCAAGTATCAAAATGAATTTTGCCATTGAAGCGTGCTTGATGTTATAATGCGTAAGGTTTCAATTCGACAAATAAAACGCGATTCAATTGATATATGTCATATAGTGAGTGGCACGTAGGATAGTCAATAAACAACAATACTAATGAGATGATAAGATAGCCACCTTCATGGGCGAGTGATGAAACCAAGTTGAATGACACAATGGTTTCTTACTCGCTCTATTTTATTGCGGAAAAAGTGGTGATGGCATATGTATGCAAAGTGCAAGTATATGCATATTTTAAATACGATAGGGACGTAATGAGCGCTTTATCAATATTGAATTTAAATAGTATGAAAAGGAGTGGATGTTATGGTAGATAGTTGGAAAGTACAGTGGTTTAATCAACCGATGAAAAATATACTAGCAGGTATTGTAGTGGCACTTGCTTTAATTCCAGAAGCGATTGCCTTTTCAATCATAGCGGGGGTAGACCCGATGATTGGTTTATATGCGGCGTTTATCATAGCGACAGTGACAGCGATTGTTGGTGGACGACCGGCAATGATTTCAGGTGCTACAGGTGCTGTTGCACTTGTTGTGACACCACTCGTGAAAGAACATGGCGTGGAATATTTATTTGCAGCAACGATTTTAATGGGTTTGATTCAACTTGTCTTAGGTATTTTAAAAGTAGGAAGACTGATGAAATTCATTCCACAATCCGTAATGATTGGCTTTGTTAATGCATTAGGTATTATGATCTTTCTATCTCAAATTGAGCATATTTTTAATATATCCATTGCGACTTACATTTATGTCATTATTACTTTGTTAATCGTATATATTGTACCTAGATTCTTTAAAGCAATTCCTGCACCATTAATTGCGATCATTTTATTAACAGCATTATATATGTTTACAGGTGCCAATGTGCATACTGTTGATGATTTAGGTACGATTAAGCAAGCATTGCCTCATTTCATTATTCCACAAGTACCGTACACACTGGAAACGTTACAAGTCATCTTACCATTTTCTGTTTCAATGGCGATTGTAGGGTTAGTAGAAAGTTTACTCACAGCTAAAATTGTTGATGAATTTACAAATACTTATAGTAGTAAAAATAAGGAATCTCGTGGACAAGGTATCGCAAATATCATTACAGGATTCTTCGGTGGTATGGGTGGTTGTGCGATGATCGGACAATCTGTCATTAATGTGAAATCCGGTGCGACAAGTCGATTATCGACATTAACTGCAGGTGTAGTACTCATATTTATGATTATTGTATTAGGGGATTTAGTAGTGCAAATTCCAATGCCTATTTTAGCGGGAATTATGGTCATGGTATCTATTGGAACAGTAGACTGGCATTCCTTTAAATATATTAAAAATGCTCCAAAAACTGATGCCTTTGTGATGATTCTAACAGTTATTATTGTATTGATGACACATAATCTAGCCATTGGTGTTATCGTAGGTGTAGTATTTAGTGCACTCTTCTTCGCGACTAAGATTTCTAACGTGAATGTGACATCAGAGATGTTTGATGAGACGTTACATGTATACTTTGAAGGCCAAATTTTCTTTGTATCTATTGATTCCATGATGAACCAAATTGACTTTAATGTGGACCATTCAGTCATTGAATTAGACTTCAACCATGCACATTTATGGGATGATTCAGCAGTGAATGCGATTGATACTATCGTACAGAAATTCGAAGCCAAACATAATACCGTCTATGTGAAAAAGTTAAATTCAGATAGTAGAAAAATTATTTCCGAGCTAAGTCAGATTAACCATAACCAGTTGATTTAAAAGGGAATATTTAGATAATTGATGATGTGAAATATATTAATTAATTCGATAGCTATTAATTTTTACATTTCATCATAAACATGAGAAAAAGCAATTTCTATTCGA harbors:
- a CDS encoding LPXTG cell wall anchor domain-containing protein, whose product is MKTTKILGATTLAGALLFTGVSSHNASAAESSVNANNAQSVATQVWKEDGYKPERVNFQKAEDKGDYYLLGYNNKSGVGDGAVRVYKDGTVETGEGVLATADDGKFYKNGKYQFDNSNNNEQGQQQATDNTVTTQNNNQQQAVQNNATQAQELPATGETTNNGLVASIATVLLAIGSLLTFKRFSKEK
- a CDS encoding 3-hydroxyacyl-CoA dehydrogenase; this encodes MNFKNVVVAGGGVLGSQIAFQSAFHGFNVTLYDINDEALEKVKERLNILKGRYLDDLDTTEEKVEQAYQSIQFSTSIPDAAKDADIVIEAIPEVVSIKTDFYKQLGESAPEKTIFATNSSTFAPSQFKDVTGRPEKFLALHFANEIWLRNTGEVMRTEDTSDEIFNEVLDFAKAIGMVPLPIQKEQPGYILNSLLVPLVTQAGYLLGNEVADYKMIDKTWMKATNDEHGPFGMNDIVGIATHLNIRKSKMDENSPEWAKNYLKFLEGMVEEGRLGKSVGKGFYNYPNPEFKSDNFFDNPKEIKYLTHGFKNITVAGGGVLGSQIAFQTASGDFNVSLYDISDDAIEAAKGRVKQIKQDYKSDMNVDDATVDKFESNISYYTDLAEATKDADLVIEVVPENTDIKKDFYKQLSEVLNEDAYIVTNSSTLRPSDFEDLTGRPEKFAALHFSNGVWLKNTGEVMVASKTTEDTFNKILAFARDIHLVVIPIHKEQPGYILNTLLIPLLHAGLKLLVKDIANVETIDKTWMIGFHAVHGPLAIVDIIGLNTMYHILNAIYQESNDEIDGKVVDLLQSKIDKGELGRGVGKGFYDYSNGAPYLEPDFLK
- a CDS encoding Crp/Fnr family transcriptional regulator encodes the protein MTNNQSRGIAIDNSIITNHSDQCLERLAQLIHIPSVALQPYKNECIVRQYNKGQVIYYSSDELTHIYYLIDGYILREQFSMNGDVYRILNKDDKLFPMHNLFQEKTTNEMCTAITDCIMIAVPIDLIEYLCRNNDKVFIRIYQLLCNNQKQQIEYHMALSSKSAKERVIKILIYLCHMIGYDNDEFYEIKSFLTIQMISDLASISRETTGHIIQELKEQNILLKHHKNWIISKQILA
- the arcC gene encoding carbamate kinase encodes the protein MDNKIVIALGGNALQTDDGSADAQRKAIRSTMQALKPLFDTDADIVISHGNGPQIGTMLIQQAKADSPQTPAMPLDVCGSMTQGMIGFWIETEVNRVLAEIKSPRRAGTVITRVEVDEHDPRMSNPTKPIGPFYTKEEAEQLQQANPESTYKEDAGRGYRKVVPSPLPVSILEHQLISTLVENQNIIIACGGGGIPVIKRNDTYEGVEAVIDKDFASERLAQLIDANTLMILTNVEHVYINYNEPNQEALTNVDVATLKQYAKDGKFAEGSMLPKIEAAIDFVESGEGRRAIITNLDNAYEAFKGHVGTQIEH
- the arcD gene encoding arginine-ornithine antiporter, which translates into the protein MSESDGNKLSKTSLIGLVIGSMIGGGAFNIISDMGNQAGGLAIIIGWIITAIGMISLAFVFQNLTNERQDLDGGIYSYEQAGFGDFIGFSSAWGYWFAAFLGNVAYATLLMSAVGNFFPIFKGGNTLPSIIVASILLWGVHYLILKGVETAAFINSIVTVAKLIPILLVIVCMIGAFNFETFKAGLYGMTSGDTGIFSWGDTLGQVKSTMLVTVWVFTGIEGAVVFSSRAKSKKDVGTATVIGLISVLVIYFLMTVLAQGVIQQNHISELSNPSMAAVLEHIVGHWGSVLVNIGLIISVLGAWLGWTLLAGELPFVVAKDGLFPKWFAKENKNKAPVNSLLITNILVQIFLISMLFTESAYQFAFSLASSAILIPYMFSAFYQVKYTYLTKERATTKQWVIGIISSVYAIWLVYAAGIDYLLLTMLLYIPGLFVYQTVQKNNRKPLSKVDYIFFVLITILAIIGIFRLITGAVNVF
- the argF gene encoding ornithine carbamoyltransferase, giving the protein MSEIQQPLNLKGRHLLKEDDFTKKEFSDLIDFAITLKDYKQKGIPHRYLDHKNIALLFEKNSTRTRAAFTVASIDLGAHPEFLGKNDIQLGKKESVEDTAKVLGRMFDGIEFRGFSQEMVEDLAKYSGVPVWNGLTDAWHPTQMLADYMTVKENFGHLDGIKLTYVGDGRNNVANSLLVAGPMLGVDVTICSPKALFPSQDYIDIAERRAKQDGGSITITDNIDEGVKDADVIYTDVWVSMGEESEFESRIKLLKDYQVNRAMFDKTGKDSTIFLHCLPAFHDTNTTYGQQIKDDYGLSEMEVTDEIFRSKHSKVFDQAENRMHTIKAVMAATLG
- the arcA gene encoding arginine deiminase; amino-acid sequence: MEKGPIHVNSEIGKLKTVLLKRPGKELENLVPDHLSGLLFDDIPYLKVAQEEHDHFAQVLRDEGVEVVYLEHLAAEAIADASVREQFIDDILKESQKTVLGHEKEIKELFATLNDQELVEKIMAGVRKEEIQLETNHLVEYMDDRYPFYLDPMPNLYFTRDPQASVGRGMTINRMYWRARRRESIFMTYILKYHPRFKNDDVPVWLDRNSPFNIEGGDELILSKDVLAVGISERTSAQAIERLARQILFDDQSTFTKVLAIEIPNSRTFMHLDTVFTMIDYDKFTMHAAIFKEEDNMNIFTIEKDEQGQDIKITHSNKLKETLEDALNIDNIEFIPTGNGDVIDGAREQWNDGSNTLTIRPGVVVTYDRNYVSNQLLRDKGIKVIEITGSELVRGRGGPRCMSQPLYREDI
- a CDS encoding arginine repressor, which encodes MRKSKRLDLISTIVKDNDIRSKAEIVDYLDKHFGIKYSVATISRDLNELKIYKMPTANNDRCYRKFNDNAQNEAKTKLIAFYNDEIEKVTIKDQYLIVKTSPGFAQSVNFYIDQLNLNEVLGTVGGNDTILILVSSADVTEFVHYQLFGQTYQEELKS